In the genome of Nocardiopsis composta, one region contains:
- a CDS encoding acyl-CoA dehydrogenase family protein: protein MRFTLDSEQRLFAETVRDLLSGADVCGAARAWGRGDHAPGRALWRALADAGVFALAVPEEHGGAGVRPVELVAALIEVGRHGVPGPVVETLAAAQVLGDPKALAGIADGSLAATLALPPLVPYALDADAADLVLTVHGDALHRAEPAGGPHRSLDPARRLFSCSPAGEIASAESSPSATAAEFAALACAAQALGAGRRLLDATVAHVRTREQFGCPIGEFQAVQHRLADTLIELEFAGSLVYGAAVAHSGPDSARDASAAKAAASEAAYRAARTALQLHGAIGYTDEFDLSLWIRKARALHTAWGSPAHHRGRVMAALTGK from the coding sequence GTGAGGTTCACCCTCGACTCCGAGCAGCGGCTGTTCGCCGAGACCGTGCGCGACCTGCTCTCCGGGGCCGACGTGTGCGGCGCGGCGCGGGCCTGGGGCCGCGGCGACCACGCGCCCGGCCGGGCGCTGTGGCGGGCCCTGGCCGATGCGGGCGTCTTCGCGCTCGCCGTGCCCGAGGAGCACGGCGGCGCCGGCGTCCGCCCGGTGGAGCTGGTCGCCGCGCTGATCGAGGTCGGGCGGCACGGCGTGCCCGGCCCGGTGGTGGAGACCCTGGCGGCGGCCCAGGTGCTGGGCGATCCGAAGGCCCTGGCCGGCATCGCCGACGGCTCTCTGGCCGCCACCCTGGCGCTGCCCCCGCTGGTGCCCTACGCGCTGGACGCCGACGCCGCCGACCTGGTGCTGACCGTGCACGGCGATGCCCTGCACCGGGCCGAGCCTGCCGGGGGGCCGCACCGCTCGCTGGACCCGGCCCGCCGGCTGTTCTCCTGCTCCCCCGCCGGCGAGATCGCCTCCGCGGAGTCCTCTCCCTCCGCCACCGCCGCGGAGTTCGCCGCGCTGGCCTGCGCCGCCCAGGCCCTGGGGGCGGGCCGCCGCCTACTGGACGCCACCGTGGCCCACGTCCGCACCCGCGAGCAGTTCGGCTGCCCGATCGGGGAGTTCCAGGCGGTCCAGCACCGGCTGGCCGACACCCTGATCGAGCTGGAGTTCGCCGGTTCGCTGGTGTACGGCGCGGCGGTCGCCCACAGCGGCCCCGACTCCGCCCGGGACGCCTCCGCGGCCAAGGCCGCCGCCTCCGAGGCCGCCTACCGGGCCGCCCGCACCGCGCTCCAACTGCACGGCGCGATCGGCTACACCGACGAGTTCGACCTGTCGCTGTGGATCCGCAAGGCCCGCGCCCTGCACACCGCCTGGGGCTCCCCCGCCCACCACCGCGGCCGCGTGATGGCCGCCCTCACCGGAAAGTGA
- a CDS encoding acyl-CoA dehydrogenase family protein, translating into MDLDFTGAEQGFRAEVRAWLREHVPEEPLPSLETEEGFAAHRKWEQELHSARLSAVSWPEEYGGRGATPLEWLVFEEEYHAAGAPGRVNQGGINLLAPALFTHGTAEQRARVLPPMAAGTEIWAQAWSEPGAGSDLAGIRSTASRTDGGWLLSGQKIWSSRGPFADRAFGIFRSSGERHLGLTYLMFPLDAEGLTVRPIGRLDGKPAFAELFLDGVFVPDADVIGAPGDGWRVAMSTAGNERGLTLRSPGRFTAAADRLVRLWAERGDPADTALRDRVADAWIRARAYRMHGYAVLSRMHDAGSEASMYKVFWSELDVALTETALDLLGPDGELDGPWLEEYVFALAGPIYAGTNEIQRNVVAERVLGLPRAGRGGR; encoded by the coding sequence ATGGATCTTGACTTCACCGGCGCCGAGCAGGGGTTCCGCGCCGAGGTGCGGGCGTGGCTGCGCGAGCACGTGCCCGAGGAGCCGCTGCCCTCGCTGGAGACCGAGGAGGGCTTCGCCGCGCACCGGAAGTGGGAGCAGGAGCTGCACTCGGCCCGGCTGTCCGCGGTCTCCTGGCCCGAGGAGTACGGCGGGCGCGGCGCCACCCCGCTGGAGTGGCTGGTGTTCGAGGAGGAGTACCACGCCGCCGGCGCCCCCGGCCGGGTCAACCAGGGCGGGATCAACCTGCTCGCCCCCGCGCTCTTCACGCACGGCACCGCCGAGCAGCGCGCCCGGGTACTTCCGCCGATGGCCGCCGGAACGGAGATCTGGGCGCAGGCCTGGTCGGAGCCGGGCGCCGGCAGCGACCTGGCCGGCATCCGCTCCACCGCGTCGCGCACCGACGGCGGCTGGCTGCTGTCCGGGCAGAAGATCTGGAGCTCCCGCGGCCCGTTCGCCGACCGCGCGTTCGGCATCTTCCGCTCCTCCGGCGAACGGCACCTCGGCCTGACCTACCTGATGTTCCCGCTGGACGCCGAGGGCCTGACGGTCCGCCCCATCGGCCGGCTGGACGGCAAGCCGGCCTTCGCCGAGCTCTTCCTCGACGGGGTGTTCGTGCCCGACGCCGACGTGATCGGCGCGCCGGGCGACGGCTGGCGGGTGGCGATGAGCACCGCCGGCAACGAGCGCGGCCTGACCCTGCGCAGCCCCGGGCGGTTCACCGCCGCCGCCGACCGGCTGGTCCGGCTCTGGGCGGAGCGCGGCGACCCGGCCGACACCGCGCTGCGCGACCGGGTCGCCGACGCCTGGATCCGGGCGCGCGCCTACCGGATGCACGGCTACGCGGTGCTCTCCCGGATGCACGACGCCGGGTCGGAGGCCAGCATGTACAAGGTCTTCTGGTCGGAGCTGGACGTGGCGCTCACCGAGACCGCGCTCGACCTGCTCGGCCCGGACGGCGAACTGGACGGCCCCTGGCTGGAGGAGTACGTGTTCGCCCTGGCCGGGCCGATCTACGCGGGCACCAACGAGATCCAGCGCAACGTGGTGGCCGAGCGCGTCCTCGGCCTCCCCCGCGCGGGAAGGGGCGGCAGGTGA